The Neochlamydia sp. S13 genome has a segment encoding these proteins:
- the rsmA gene encoding 16S rRNA (adenine(1518)-N(6)/adenine(1519)-N(6))-dimethyltransferase RsmA: protein MPIYRPSELHHFLNNLGVSPKKGLSQNFLIDGNITRKIVAYAALSPHDLVVEIGPGPGCLSEEIIKHGSQLLTIEKDPVMAQALQRLQTESNRLEIFCEDVLEFPLREKLLEILKPGQKAIIVGNLPYHLTTPILIQLVKLYPYISKVVVMVQEEVARRFTAQPGTSEYSSFTVFLNYYSTSRYAFMVRRACFHPIPNVDSAVVTLDLHQPPFVANEEDFFKMTRTAFGQRRKMMRTSLKELYCSQAVSQALLQIGRDVKSRPEELSLEDFMHLYRKLNNSV from the coding sequence ATGCCTATATATCGCCCTAGTGAACTGCATCATTTCCTAAATAATTTGGGCGTAAGTCCTAAAAAGGGTCTTTCTCAAAACTTTCTTATCGATGGAAACATTACTCGCAAAATTGTGGCTTACGCGGCTCTCTCCCCTCATGATCTAGTCGTAGAAATTGGTCCAGGGCCAGGCTGTCTCTCAGAAGAAATAATAAAGCATGGCTCTCAATTATTAACGATAGAAAAAGATCCTGTAATGGCTCAAGCCTTGCAGCGCTTACAAACAGAGTCAAATAGATTGGAAATATTTTGTGAAGATGTATTGGAATTCCCTTTGAGGGAAAAATTACTGGAAATTTTAAAACCGGGGCAAAAAGCTATTATTGTGGGCAATCTCCCTTATCATTTGACAACCCCTATCTTAATTCAACTGGTTAAGCTTTATCCCTACATTTCTAAGGTTGTAGTTATGGTTCAAGAAGAAGTGGCACGCCGATTTACAGCTCAGCCAGGCACAAGCGAATATAGTTCTTTTACCGTTTTCTTAAATTATTATTCTACTTCCCGCTATGCCTTCATGGTACGTAGAGCTTGTTTTCATCCTATTCCTAATGTAGATTCGGCAGTAGTCACTTTAGATCTACATCAGCCACCCTTCGTTGCTAACGAAGAGGATTTCTTTAAAATGACCCGCACAGCTTTTGGGCAAAGACGTAAAATGATGCGCACCTCATTAAAAGAGCTCTATTGCAGCCAGGCTGTCTCGCAAGCCCTGCTGCAAATTGGACGCGATGTAAAATCACGTCCTGAAGAGCTCTCTTTAGAAGATTTTATGCATCTATATCGAAAACTTAATAATAGCGTTTAG
- a CDS encoding D-alanyl-D-alanine carboxypeptidase family protein has product MFLQRLCLGLLLFLGIGSLSAEKLEVSVESEAAILIDVTSGAILYEKNAHTLNYPASITKIATTLYALDQKGHQLSEIVTADAEAIASISEQAKKKSNYTTPSHWIEYASTHIGIKKDEKFTLKELLYGIMVASANDAANVVAQHVAGNIPLFMHGLNGFIKSLGCQNTHFTNPHGLHHPKHQTTPYDMALLTREAMKNSIFRELAAAPKFIRPKTNKQEPVVILQKNRLLRRGDYYYPQAIGVKTGYTSIARHTLVAAAKKDGRELLAVLMKCNEGGQIYRDAIHLFEAAFNEEQEEMIILEKGPQKYIYSLKGADRPLKTFIKSSLSLKYYPAEEPVVKCYLQWHSLKLPIVQGQQVGEVYLQVNGQQVEKVALYAEHEVQQTWMEWLKSIFKITKE; this is encoded by the coding sequence ATGTTTTTGCAAAGATTGTGCTTAGGACTTTTGCTTTTTTTAGGAATAGGATCGCTTAGCGCAGAAAAGCTTGAGGTGAGCGTCGAATCAGAAGCGGCAATTTTAATTGATGTAACCAGTGGAGCTATCTTATATGAAAAAAATGCTCACACTCTTAACTATCCTGCTAGCATTACTAAGATAGCTACTACTCTTTATGCTCTTGATCAAAAAGGCCATCAACTTTCAGAAATTGTGACCGCAGATGCAGAAGCTATTGCTTCAATCTCTGAGCAAGCTAAGAAAAAATCTAATTATACTACTCCTTCTCACTGGATTGAATATGCAAGTACCCATATAGGGATTAAAAAAGACGAAAAGTTTACCTTGAAAGAACTCTTATACGGCATAATGGTGGCTTCAGCCAATGATGCCGCGAATGTAGTGGCTCAACATGTGGCAGGAAATATTCCCCTGTTTATGCATGGTTTAAATGGATTTATCAAAAGTTTAGGTTGCCAAAATACACATTTTACTAATCCTCATGGATTACATCACCCTAAACATCAAACTACTCCTTATGACATGGCTCTCCTCACACGCGAGGCCATGAAGAATTCTATCTTTCGTGAACTCGCTGCCGCACCAAAATTTATTCGTCCCAAAACTAATAAACAAGAACCAGTTGTTATCTTGCAAAAGAATCGTTTATTACGTAGAGGAGACTACTATTATCCTCAGGCAATTGGGGTTAAAACAGGTTATACTTCCATTGCACGCCATACTTTAGTAGCAGCAGCAAAAAAGGATGGACGTGAGTTGCTAGCGGTCTTAATGAAGTGTAATGAGGGAGGGCAGATTTATCGAGATGCTATCCATCTTTTTGAAGCAGCATTTAATGAAGAACAAGAGGAAATGATCATCCTTGAGAAAGGACCTCAAAAATACATCTACTCTTTAAAAGGTGCTGACAGGCCTTTAAAAACTTTTATAAAATCCAGCTTAAGTCTTAAGTACTATCCTGCTGAAGAACCTGTAGTAAAATGCTATCTGCAATGGCATTCATTAAAATTACCTATTGTGCAAGGGCAACAAGTCGGCGAAGTTTACTTGCAAGTTAATGGCCAGCAGGTCGAAAAAGTAGCCCTGTATGCTGAACATGAGGTTCAACAAACCTGGATGGAATGGTTAAAAAGTATCTTTAAAATTACAAAGGAATAG
- a CDS encoding IS1634 family transposase — translation MFIKKTRSKNFVYLSLVKTFRENGKVKHRTIAQLGRLDRLLQKGVLSRLCESLKGLGASPANIPTIKEIERINWGAEFIYRHIWKQYGMDAILDTVFGSTKVEFDYKEVIFLEVISRLMAPSSKLQVYLKQNRFLGTPPIPLHHIYQVLDYLSSFQKEIENLIFLKHVDRFGMKVDVVFYDVTPLYFEGALPDSLRDFGFSKDAKFEEMQVVVGMLVDQEGHPIALGIFPGNTFESKTLEEALKTLQERFKIQHVMVVADRGINSKLNLKRIKDREYDYLVGCRLKSLNKSLQKQILDIEKYQTIHESDGNILKYREIEFDNVVEYVEDNKKKQQILKEKIICTWSLKRAEKDRKDRERLIHKAREMLDQGTASLESQKGAKRYLKNEKKQASSLGLDLEKINEDKQWDGFYGIQISKQSMKKEESLSSYHRLGKMEESFRVMKHSLEIRSIYLSSPERVRGHIVLCFLAFVMHRNLEIALIRKGTDHTAEKIREAIGELEASLLEVNGKPILLRTPAKGLSKEILQSLKLKHPGEMVIDGLL, via the coding sequence ATGTTTATCAAGAAGACTCGCTCAAAAAATTTTGTTTATCTTAGTTTAGTAAAAACTTTCCGAGAGAATGGAAAAGTTAAACACCGAACCATTGCACAATTGGGGCGATTAGATCGTCTTCTTCAAAAAGGCGTACTTAGCCGCCTTTGCGAATCATTAAAAGGTTTAGGAGCATCTCCTGCAAATATTCCCACCATAAAAGAGATAGAGCGCATCAATTGGGGAGCAGAATTTATTTATAGGCATATCTGGAAGCAATATGGAATGGATGCAATCTTAGATACTGTTTTTGGATCGACCAAAGTAGAATTCGATTACAAAGAGGTCATTTTTTTAGAAGTCATTTCACGATTGATGGCTCCCTCTAGCAAACTTCAAGTTTATCTCAAGCAAAATCGATTTTTGGGAACCCCTCCAATCCCTCTTCATCATATTTACCAAGTTTTAGATTACCTTTCATCTTTTCAAAAAGAAATAGAGAATTTAATTTTTCTAAAGCATGTCGATCGCTTTGGAATGAAGGTGGATGTCGTTTTTTATGATGTCACTCCTCTTTATTTTGAAGGAGCTTTGCCGGATAGTCTAAGAGATTTTGGATTCAGTAAAGATGCTAAATTCGAGGAAATGCAAGTTGTTGTAGGAATGTTGGTTGATCAAGAGGGGCACCCCATAGCTTTAGGAATATTTCCTGGAAACACCTTTGAAAGTAAAACATTAGAAGAGGCGCTCAAAACCCTGCAAGAAAGATTCAAAATTCAGCACGTCATGGTTGTTGCTGATAGAGGCATTAACTCAAAGCTAAATCTAAAAAGAATTAAGGATCGAGAATATGATTACCTTGTGGGATGCAGATTAAAGAGTTTAAATAAAAGCTTGCAAAAACAAATATTAGATATTGAGAAATACCAAACCATTCATGAAAGCGATGGAAACATTTTGAAATATCGCGAAATCGAGTTTGATAATGTTGTCGAATATGTAGAAGACAATAAGAAGAAGCAACAGATTTTGAAGGAAAAAATTATTTGCACGTGGAGCTTAAAGAGAGCAGAAAAAGATCGAAAAGATAGAGAGCGATTAATTCACAAAGCCAGAGAGATGTTAGATCAGGGTACAGCTTCTTTAGAATCGCAAAAAGGCGCTAAAAGATATCTAAAAAATGAAAAAAAACAAGCATCCTCGCTAGGATTAGATCTAGAAAAAATTAATGAAGATAAGCAATGGGATGGATTTTATGGAATTCAGATTTCAAAGCAGAGTATGAAAAAAGAAGAGAGCCTTTCTAGCTATCATCGGCTAGGGAAAATGGAAGAGTCTTTCCGCGTCATGAAACATTCTTTGGAAATTAGGTCCATCTACTTATCCAGCCCAGAAAGAGTCAGAGGACATATCGTGCTTTGTTTCCTTGCCTTTGTTATGCATCGTAATTTAGAGATCGCCCTAATTAGAAAAGGAACAGATCATACTGCTGAAAAAATAAGGGAGGCTATTGGCGAATTAGAAGCTTCTCTATTAGAAGTAAATGGGAAGCCTATCTTGCTAAGAACACCAGCAAAAGGATTATCTAAAGAAATTCTTCAATCCTTAAAGCTTAAACATCCAGGGGAAATGGTAATAGATGGGTTGTTATAA
- the lptE gene encoding LPS assembly lipoprotein LptE, with protein sequence MTRCYLWIFFTPFFLMASCGYHAGPEEVLSSYQTICIPYVKNDAKGQLTANLIKLVSTQTGLQYQNWGGDLTLLVDLLPIENENVGYHYERKNSGKLRHSIIPTETRLIAIAQVTLVDNMKGKPLWGPAKVMASIEFDHEYEKTRDGINVFSLGQLTNYDEAYEAAHSPLYDQLSQKIIDFIINSE encoded by the coding sequence ATGACACGTTGCTATTTATGGATCTTTTTTACTCCTTTTTTTCTTATGGCTTCTTGTGGTTATCATGCCGGCCCGGAGGAAGTTTTATCTTCATATCAAACAATCTGTATTCCGTATGTTAAAAATGATGCAAAAGGTCAATTGACTGCTAATTTAATAAAATTAGTTTCCACGCAAACAGGTTTGCAATATCAAAACTGGGGAGGCGATCTTACCCTACTAGTGGACTTACTACCCATTGAAAATGAAAATGTGGGCTACCATTATGAACGTAAAAATAGCGGGAAATTAAGACATTCTATTATTCCTACTGAAACGCGGTTAATAGCAATAGCCCAAGTAACCTTGGTAGATAATATGAAGGGAAAACCACTATGGGGGCCTGCTAAGGTGATGGCTTCAATTGAGTTTGATCATGAATATGAAAAAACGCGTGATGGGATCAATGTCTTTTCTTTAGGCCAGCTAACGAATTACGACGAAGCTTACGAGGCTGCTCATTCACCCTTGTATGATCAATTATCTCAAAAAATTATCGACTTTATCATCAATAGTGAATAG
- the bamD gene encoding outer membrane protein assembly factor BamD: protein MRHLSIYMRLVFFTFCYLSSPYLEAAYTIKNGRIVDVDKLATLQPDQHFSLGQTAMNNGDWQEASRQFAIVSNNFPNNPYGQQSLYYLGIAEFNLKEYDFANKAFSAYLKCQNNPPYFLEAIEYKYAIAEQLRGGAKRRLLGTKQLPKWSTGKSLALAIYDEVITAMPSHEMAAQALYAKGCLLWEKREYRLSIESFQLLCSRFPKNELTPTSYVNISCIYYDLCQNEPQNPDVLAFAELNAKKFIHEFPKDERIDEVRQNVQQIKECYATALYETARYYEKIKQPRASLIYYSNAIKNFPDTLVAQRCRDRVEQMGFTHDARALAPLVFPVPSGKKDKNG from the coding sequence ATGAGACATTTAAGCATCTACATGCGCTTGGTATTTTTTACATTTTGCTACTTAAGTAGTCCTTATTTAGAAGCAGCTTATACAATTAAAAATGGACGAATTGTTGATGTAGACAAGCTTGCCACTTTGCAGCCAGATCAACATTTTTCTTTGGGGCAAACAGCGATGAATAATGGAGATTGGCAGGAGGCTTCTCGTCAATTTGCTATTGTTTCTAATAACTTCCCTAACAATCCTTATGGTCAGCAGTCTTTATATTATTTAGGGATAGCTGAATTTAATCTGAAAGAATACGATTTTGCTAATAAGGCTTTTTCTGCCTATCTTAAATGCCAAAACAATCCTCCCTATTTCCTTGAAGCAATTGAGTATAAATATGCTATTGCAGAACAGTTACGTGGCGGCGCCAAGCGACGTCTATTAGGTACAAAACAGCTTCCAAAATGGTCGACAGGCAAAAGTCTTGCCCTAGCAATTTATGATGAAGTGATTACCGCCATGCCCAGTCATGAAATGGCAGCTCAGGCTTTATATGCTAAAGGGTGTCTCCTTTGGGAAAAGCGTGAATATCGCTTAAGTATTGAATCCTTTCAGCTTTTATGCTCACGTTTTCCTAAAAATGAATTAACGCCTACTAGCTATGTTAATATAAGCTGTATTTACTATGATTTATGCCAAAATGAGCCACAAAATCCTGATGTTTTAGCTTTTGCAGAGCTTAATGCAAAGAAATTTATCCACGAATTTCCTAAAGATGAGCGGATAGACGAAGTTAGGCAAAATGTTCAGCAAATAAAAGAGTGTTATGCCACAGCTCTTTATGAAACAGCTAGATATTATGAAAAGATTAAGCAACCACGTGCTTCGCTTATTTATTATAGTAACGCGATTAAGAATTTTCCAGATACTCTAGTGGCCCAGCGTTGTAGAGATAGGGTAGAGCAAATGGGCTTTACTCATGATGCTAGAGCTTTAGCTCCTCTTGTTTTTCCGGTGCCTTCAGGTAAAAAAGATAAGAATGGTTAA
- the dnaE gene encoding DNA polymerase III subunit alpha: MWVPLHVHSQFSILDAAADVHAIAKKAAFFHMPAVALTDHGNMFGAIDFYKACKDVGVKPILGSEFYVAPDSRFDKKKEYGARTNFHLTILAKNKAGYHNLCKLTSIGYLEGFYYHPRIDHEVLKLHSEGLICLSGCQSSLIAYEALNGTKDSLISKIRWYQELFGDDYYLELQRHRMTDQDIRQDGLHQETWLQQYYQDYIQKQEKINTTLIEISKELNIKTVATNDSHYIERADWRAHEILLNIQSGEPTEMWEKDSYGNPKFRVPNPKRRTYPSHECYFKSPQQMAELFSDFPEALSNTLEIAEKCNVAIDFKTKHYPIYLPPSLEGKNYTKEEQSEAVKNYLWQLCEEGISKRYTPERLNKIKEIFPEKDPLHIVQERLKYEMDIIVPKGMSDYLLIVWDFINWAKRQGIPVGPGRGSGAGSIVLYLIGVTDIEPLRFHLFFERFINPERLSYPDIDVDICMDGRSEVINYTLQKYGKDNIAQIITFGTMKAKMTIKDVGRVLSVPLAKVNAIAKLVPDDLNITLEKALEKDPDLRAMYEQDEDAQRIIDIGKTLEGSIRNTGIHAAGIIISGEPLTNFIPVCLSKDSDMPVTQLSMKPVELVGMLKVDFLGLKTLTAIHICVKAIYKRVGKAIDWINLPLDDQPTFNLLNQGKTLGIFQLESAGMQDLARQLHLDKFEEIIAVGALYRPGPMDMIPSFINRKHGREPIEYDHPWMNDILAETYGIMVYQEQVMQIASKLAKFSLGEGDVLRRAMGKKDMDQMLQQREKFRLGSLENGIDEETSMQIFDKMEKFAAYGFNKSHAAAYGYLSYVTAYLKANYPNEWMAALMTCDSDDLTKVTKFIGECQEMGIAILQPDVNEAHATFFATPQGIRFAMAGIKGVGEGVVEAIIKERNRGGPYTSLYQFIKRIDNTKVGKKVIENLVDAGCFDFTSWSRDSLRQSIDPIYETVLKEKQEASAGVLSLFALMGESSESRFIHPPEVKKKTSRLDTLLREKELLGFFLTGHPMDAYREIITRLSCIPLSHVQNLEHNAVFRAALIVETAEIRVSSKTQKKFAILMVSDGMDRYEMPIWSDLFEQKSLLLKENQLLYAVIQVDKKEDSLRLSCKWIDDLTKANEAMVEECDRAFDKAKLQAARFAKAIGEGRDKKVEKSKVVLEKKREVMKESKTLSLKIDLDSVRLTQIMQLKGLFIEHRGTTPIQLEFHCQEDVHAILHIESRWGVTLTPELESKLKSLPFIKRHSLN, encoded by the coding sequence ATGTGGGTTCCCTTACATGTCCATTCTCAATTTTCCATCTTAGATGCTGCTGCTGATGTACATGCTATTGCCAAAAAAGCAGCTTTTTTTCATATGCCTGCAGTAGCTTTAACAGATCATGGTAACATGTTTGGGGCTATTGATTTTTATAAGGCCTGTAAAGATGTGGGGGTTAAACCCATCTTAGGCAGTGAGTTTTATGTAGCACCCGACTCGCGATTTGACAAAAAAAAAGAATATGGAGCACGTACTAATTTTCATTTAACTATTTTAGCTAAAAATAAAGCTGGTTATCACAACTTATGTAAATTAACTTCCATCGGTTATCTAGAGGGATTTTACTACCATCCACGCATCGATCATGAAGTGCTTAAGCTTCATAGTGAAGGATTGATTTGTCTATCAGGTTGCCAAAGTAGCTTAATCGCTTATGAAGCTTTAAATGGCACAAAAGATAGCTTAATAAGCAAAATCCGTTGGTATCAAGAGCTCTTTGGGGACGATTATTATCTTGAATTACAACGCCACCGGATGACAGATCAAGATATTCGCCAGGACGGCTTGCATCAAGAAACCTGGCTTCAGCAATATTATCAAGACTATATACAAAAACAAGAAAAAATTAATACCACTCTTATAGAAATATCCAAAGAGCTTAACATAAAGACCGTTGCTACAAATGATAGTCATTACATTGAACGTGCTGATTGGCGCGCTCATGAGATTTTACTTAATATTCAGTCTGGGGAGCCTACTGAAATGTGGGAAAAAGACTCGTATGGCAACCCAAAATTTCGCGTGCCTAACCCCAAACGTCGTACTTATCCCTCTCATGAATGCTATTTTAAATCTCCTCAACAAATGGCCGAGCTTTTTAGCGATTTTCCAGAAGCTCTATCCAATACCTTGGAAATCGCTGAAAAATGTAATGTGGCTATTGATTTCAAAACCAAGCATTATCCCATTTACTTACCTCCTTCTCTTGAGGGAAAAAATTACACTAAAGAAGAGCAATCTGAGGCCGTAAAAAATTATCTATGGCAATTATGCGAGGAAGGTATTTCCAAGCGGTATACACCTGAACGTTTAAATAAAATAAAAGAGATCTTTCCTGAGAAAGATCCTCTCCACATTGTGCAGGAGCGCTTGAAATATGAGATGGACATTATTGTTCCCAAAGGGATGAGTGATTACTTGCTGATTGTATGGGATTTTATCAATTGGGCCAAACGTCAGGGGATCCCTGTAGGACCAGGTAGAGGGTCGGGGGCTGGTTCTATTGTGCTTTATCTTATTGGGGTGACCGATATCGAACCCCTACGTTTTCATCTGTTTTTTGAGCGTTTCATCAATCCTGAACGGCTTTCTTATCCTGATATTGACGTAGATATTTGTATGGACGGGCGCAGTGAGGTAATTAACTATACCCTTCAAAAATATGGTAAAGATAATATTGCGCAGATCATTACTTTTGGCACCATGAAAGCGAAGATGACCATTAAGGATGTAGGACGGGTATTAAGTGTTCCTTTGGCTAAGGTAAATGCGATTGCTAAACTTGTACCGGATGACCTTAATATAACCCTTGAGAAAGCTTTAGAAAAAGATCCAGATTTACGGGCTATGTATGAGCAGGACGAAGATGCTCAACGTATCATCGATATAGGTAAAACTTTAGAGGGATCTATTCGCAATACAGGCATTCATGCTGCAGGCATCATTATCAGTGGAGAGCCGCTGACTAACTTTATACCTGTTTGCCTTTCTAAAGATTCTGATATGCCAGTGACTCAGCTCTCCATGAAACCTGTTGAATTAGTGGGAATGCTAAAGGTGGATTTTTTAGGCCTTAAAACATTGACCGCTATTCATATATGTGTAAAGGCAATCTATAAAAGGGTGGGTAAAGCCATTGATTGGATTAATCTTCCTTTAGATGATCAGCCTACCTTTAATCTTTTAAACCAAGGAAAAACTTTAGGCATCTTTCAGCTGGAATCTGCAGGCATGCAAGATTTGGCGCGCCAGCTCCATTTGGATAAGTTTGAAGAAATTATTGCCGTAGGAGCTCTCTACCGCCCAGGCCCTATGGATATGATTCCTTCTTTCATTAATAGAAAACATGGTCGTGAACCCATTGAATATGACCATCCATGGATGAATGATATTCTTGCAGAAACCTATGGCATTATGGTTTATCAAGAGCAGGTGATGCAGATAGCTAGTAAACTTGCCAAATTTTCGCTAGGTGAAGGGGATGTACTGCGGCGTGCTATGGGTAAAAAAGATATGGATCAAATGCTTCAGCAACGAGAAAAATTTCGTTTAGGTTCGTTGGAAAATGGGATTGATGAAGAAACCTCGATGCAAATTTTTGATAAAATGGAAAAATTTGCTGCCTACGGATTTAATAAATCCCATGCAGCTGCCTATGGGTACCTCTCCTATGTGACTGCCTATCTGAAAGCTAACTATCCTAATGAGTGGATGGCTGCTCTCATGACGTGCGACAGTGATGATTTAACAAAGGTAACTAAATTCATTGGGGAATGCCAAGAAATGGGTATCGCCATTTTGCAACCAGATGTTAACGAAGCGCATGCTACGTTTTTTGCTACTCCTCAAGGAATTCGTTTTGCCATGGCAGGTATTAAAGGAGTGGGAGAAGGAGTCGTGGAAGCTATTATTAAGGAAAGAAATAGAGGCGGTCCTTATACGAGCTTATATCAATTTATTAAAAGAATTGATAACACGAAAGTAGGCAAAAAGGTCATTGAAAACTTGGTGGATGCAGGATGTTTTGATTTTACTAGCTGGTCGAGAGATAGCTTAAGGCAAAGTATTGATCCTATCTATGAAACTGTGCTAAAAGAAAAGCAAGAAGCTTCAGCTGGCGTCTTATCCCTTTTTGCTTTGATGGGAGAGTCCTCCGAATCTCGTTTTATTCATCCTCCTGAAGTAAAAAAGAAGACCTCCCGATTAGATACTCTTTTACGAGAAAAAGAACTTTTGGGCTTTTTTCTAACCGGTCATCCCATGGATGCTTATCGTGAGATTATCACACGGCTTTCTTGCATACCTTTAAGCCATGTTCAAAATCTAGAGCACAATGCTGTCTTTCGGGCAGCTTTGATTGTAGAAACAGCTGAAATACGAGTCTCTTCTAAAACACAGAAAAAGTTTGCCATCTTGATGGTTAGCGATGGCATGGATCGTTATGAGATGCCTATATGGTCTGATTTATTTGAGCAGAAAAGCTTATTGTTAAAAGAAAATCAATTATTGTATGCAGTCATTCAAGTAGATAAAAAGGAAGACTCTCTTCGACTTTCTTGTAAATGGATCGATGATTTAACTAAAGCTAATGAAGCGATGGTAGAAGAATGCGATCGGGCTTTTGATAAAGCTAAATTACAAGCAGCGCGTTTTGCAAAAGCTATAGGAGAGGGGCGAGATAAAAAAGTAGAAAAATCAAAGGTCGTACTAGAAAAAAAGAGAGAAGTAATGAAAGAGTCTAAGACTTTGTCTTTAAAAATAGATTTGGACAGTGTGCGTTTAACACAAATTATGCAACTTAAAGGGTTATTTATAGAACATCGTGGAACCACGCCCATTCAATTAGAGTTTCATTGTCAGGAAGATGTGCATGCCATTTTACATATTGAAAGCCGCTGGGGAGTAACTTTAACGCCTGAATTAGAATCCAAGCTTAAATCACTTCCCTTTATTAAGAGGCATTCTTTGAATTAA
- the uhpC gene encoding MFS transporter family glucose-6-phosphate receptor UhpC, producing the protein MNWLLRLLRPAPYLPEIQDQEEVKHLYNYWRIRILYSMFIGYAFYYFTRKSFTFAMPGIIAELGFDKSQLGILASIFSITYGFSKFASGIISDRSNARYFMAFGLIITGIINILFGLSSSLFLFAIFWGLNGWFQGFGWPPCARFLTHWYSQSERGSWWSTWNVSHNVGAFLIPWIVGFCAYYFGGWRAAMYVPGIICILGGFYLINRLRDTPQSLGLPSIEKFRNDYSGNGSQPEDEQLSAREVLVEYVLKNKYIWMLAISYFFVYFVRTGINDWTALYLIETKGYNQLSANGCVSLFEVGGFFGSLAAGWASDYFFAAKRGPVNVLFAVLMFIAIAFFWFVPAGYPLVDSAAMFTIGFAIFGPQMLIGVACAELSHKKAAASSTGFAGTFAYMGAAVAGYPLGKVTQEMGWDGFFWCLGISCIIAVVLLLPLWAISENKKLVTAKSRS; encoded by the coding sequence GTGAATTGGTTGCTTAGATTATTAAGGCCTGCACCCTATCTACCGGAAATTCAAGATCAAGAAGAAGTTAAGCATCTTTATAATTATTGGCGTATACGAATTTTATATTCCATGTTTATAGGCTATGCTTTTTATTATTTTACACGTAAAAGTTTCACTTTTGCTATGCCTGGCATTATTGCTGAATTAGGATTCGATAAGAGCCAGCTAGGAATTTTAGCAAGTATTTTTTCTATTACCTATGGTTTTAGCAAATTTGCCAGTGGCATTATTTCCGATCGCTCAAATGCTCGTTACTTTATGGCTTTTGGCCTTATTATTACAGGCATAATTAATATTTTATTTGGTTTGTCTTCTAGCCTTTTCTTATTTGCCATTTTTTGGGGGCTAAATGGATGGTTTCAAGGTTTCGGTTGGCCTCCTTGTGCACGTTTTTTAACCCATTGGTATTCTCAATCAGAAAGAGGCTCATGGTGGTCTACCTGGAACGTCTCTCACAATGTAGGCGCTTTTTTAATTCCTTGGATTGTAGGTTTTTGTGCATATTATTTTGGTGGCTGGCGAGCCGCTATGTATGTGCCGGGAATCATTTGTATTCTAGGAGGTTTTTATTTAATCAACCGCTTAAGGGATACTCCTCAATCTTTAGGATTGCCTTCTATAGAAAAATTCCGCAACGATTATTCCGGGAATGGTAGCCAACCAGAGGATGAACAGCTCTCAGCACGTGAAGTTTTGGTGGAGTATGTTTTAAAAAATAAATATATTTGGATGTTGGCTATTTCTTATTTTTTTGTCTATTTTGTGCGTACAGGGATTAATGATTGGACCGCCCTTTATTTGATAGAAACCAAGGGGTATAATCAGCTGAGTGCCAATGGCTGTGTCTCCTTATTCGAAGTGGGCGGCTTTTTTGGCAGCTTAGCAGCAGGTTGGGCTTCTGACTATTTTTTCGCTGCTAAGAGGGGACCTGTTAATGTACTTTTTGCTGTACTTATGTTTATAGCCATTGCTTTCTTTTGGTTTGTCCCCGCAGGTTATCCTTTGGTAGATTCAGCAGCCATGTTTACAATAGGTTTTGCTATCTTTGGTCCCCAGATGTTGATTGGGGTAGCATGTGCTGAGCTTTCTCATAAGAAAGCTGCAGCTTCTTCTACTGGGTTTGCAGGCACATTTGCCTATATGGGAGCTGCTGTGGCAGGTTATCCTCTCGGCAAGGTCACCCAGGAAATGGGATGGGATGGCTTTTTTTGGTGCTTAGGGATTTCTTGCATAATAGCCGTTGTTTTGCTTTTACCTTTGTGGGCGATTAGCGAAAACAAGAAACTGGTGACAGCAAAAAGCCGTTCCTAA